In Frederiksenia canicola, the sequence ATTTTGGCAGTAAGCTATCTTGTGCAGGCAATGCCACTCGCACCTGAAATTCACTGTGAATTTCTTGCTGATGGTGAGTAACACCCATTTCTCGCCCTATCACTTGTCCATTAATTCGCCACTGATTGAGCACTTGGTTTATCAAGGTCACAGGATCTTGCTCAAAATTTTGATAGCTAAAATGCGCGATCGCTTGATACATTACGCCTTACTCTCCATTCTTTCTGCTCTTGCTTCAGCACACTCTTTTTGCACAAAACTAGTTGGCTCTTGATGAATAATCACTTCTGATAATGGGAACGCATCAAGCAGTTTTTGCTCAAGGCTATCAGTAATATCGTGAGCAACGATCAGCGGAAGATGGTCATCCAACTCCAAATGCAGTTGAATGAATCGCACGGCACCCGCTCGGCGAGTTCGCACATCGTGAATGCTGATAATACGAGGATGTTCAAGTGCAATCGTCCAAATGCGATCAACTTCTTCCTGTGGCAAGGCTTGATCGAGCAATGATTGCATCGCATCCCAAAACATTCTACCTGCGTTATACAGAATATAGATCGCAATACCAATCGCAAAAATGGCATCGGCATAAATGAAGCCGTTTATATTTAATATCATTGCGATCAAAATTGCCGCATTCATATATAAATCCGTTTGGTAATGCAATGAATCCGCTTGAATAGCAGGACTACCCGTTAGCTTGACGACCTTGCGTTGATACCACACCAATACCGCTGTCATCATAATTGAGAGCACGCTAATCACAACCCCGATTTCACTACTCTGGACAAATTCAGGTTCAGTCAAACGCTGTACACCTTGTAATAAAAGAAAGGCTGCAGAGCCTGTGATAAACGCACTTTGTGCTAACGCTGCTAATGATTCTGCTTTACCGTGACCGAAAGCGTGATCGTCATCGGCTGGTCGAAGGGCAAAACGGAGCACTAAAATATTGGTGATCGAAGCAAATAAATCGACTAAGGAGTCTGTCATTGCGGCCAAGATCGCCATTGATCCCGTTTTCCACCAGGCAAATGCTTTGATCATAATTAAAGCACCCGCCACAACAATGGCTAACATCGCCGCACGATTTACTAACTTTTCGTAAGATTGTTCCATCATTTTTCCATTATTGGCAGCTAATTTGCCACGCTAATTTGGCAAATTGCTGGGCTAATTCACGAAGAGATCCTTGGTAGGCACTAAGGCTTTGCAAATTGTTTGCGGGAACTGACCGCTTGTCAGAGAACTGCATCTGCCCAAAGCCACAAGTTAAATTCCGACCGCGTGAAACCTCCAACAAGACGTCAGGAAAACGTGCCGTTGGTGGGTAAATCACTTGGCTACGCAACTCATTCTGTTCGATCACCAAATTTGCTTTTGTTCTCGATTGCTTCGCAAAGGCATTTTGACGTAATGTTAAACGCTCTTCTAATGACTTATTTGCAGCGTTTTTATCTAAAAATAGCAAAATACCCTGCTGCCAATTTTCAGGATTTTTCTCACTTTGGCTCGGTAAGTAGAGTAACTGCTGCATCTCATCAATTTGATTATGAGTCACTTTTTGATAACTTTTTCCTTGAAAATCAA encodes:
- a CDS encoding cation diffusion facilitator family transporter; this encodes MEQSYEKLVNRAAMLAIVVAGALIMIKAFAWWKTGSMAILAAMTDSLVDLFASITNILVLRFALRPADDDHAFGHGKAESLAALAQSAFITGSAAFLLLQGVQRLTEPEFVQSSEIGVVISVLSIMMTAVLVWYQRKVVKLTGSPAIQADSLHYQTDLYMNAAILIAMILNINGFIYADAIFAIGIAIYILYNAGRMFWDAMQSLLDQALPQEEVDRIWTIALEHPRIISIHDVRTRRAGAVRFIQLHLELDDHLPLIVAHDITDSLEQKLLDAFPLSEVIIHQEPTSFVQKECAEARAERMESKA
- a CDS encoding ABC transporter ATPase gives rise to the protein MVFVLLSLFLSACSITQSQFKLPEQIDFQGKSYQKVTHNQIDEMQQLLYLPSQSEKNPENWQQGILLFLDKNAANKSLEERLTLRQNAFAKQSRTKANLVIEQNELRSQVIYPPTARFPDVLLEVSRGRNLTCGFGQMQFSDKRSVPANNLQSLSAYQGSLRELAQQFAKLAWQISCQ